GGCTGTCGCCGGGTGCGAGATCCAGGATGCGGGCGCTGTTTATGAGCGACGGCACGATCAGGACCGGCACGCCCTCGCCGCCATGATCGAGGAGACGCGCAGGTCCCCGCTGCCAGAGCACGGGACGGGGTGGCGTTGGAGGCAGGCTGCCAAGCTCGGCAAGCCGGGACATGCCCGCGACATGGGTCAGCGTCCGCGATGCAGCCTCGCCGATGACGGCCGCCCGGAACGCATCGTGCCCCACGCCGCCGATATCGGCGGCAAGGCGGCGCGCGTCCTCGTCGAGACCTTCCTGCCAGGGAAAGCCCGGCCCCGCCGCCATGGGCGCCGCCATGGCCGCAAGCATCGGCCAGACCCCCGCCAGCATTGCTGCCGCCGGGAGAAGCTGGGCCGGCACTTCGGGCGCGTCAGTCATCGCGCGCCTCGTCTGCCCCTCGTGTCCGCCGGGCGGCGATGCGCTCGACATTCTCCGCAAAGAGATCGTGGTACCGGCGGGCAACCTCCTGGGGGTCGGGGACGGCGCCGCTGCCGCGCGCGGTGCGCGCGGTGCTCTCGGCGTCGCCGTCGGGCGGAGTGCGGCGTTGGGGCATGGGGTCCGTTCGCTGGCGCAGCAGGATGTCTCTGCCGCGGAAGACTAGACGTTCGGGCCGCGCGCTTCATCCCCGTATTTCCCCCGTGCCCGGCGTACAGCGATGCTGCGCTTGCGAGAGCCGCCGCAATGCGCATAAGCTTCCCGCAACGCGGTCTGCGGCAACGCAACAAGAAGGACCATGCCCGTCGGGGCATCGGCATCCGTATCGAGGGTGGAATTCGGTTGTGAGCGCACAGAAGACGAAAGACGGCGAGCCGGTCATCATCAAGAAGTATGCGAACCGGCGCCTCTACAACACCGCCACGTCGAGCTACGTGACACTGGATCATCTTTGCCAGATGGTGAAGGACGGTGTCGATTTCGTCGTCTATGACGCGAAGACGTCGGAAGACATCACCCGCTCGGTGCTGACCCAGATCATCTTCGAGGAAGAGGCGAAGGGGGAGAACCTTCTGCCCATCCGCTTCCTGCGCCAGCTCATCCAGTTCTACGGCGACAATCTGCAGGCCGTCGTACCCGGCTACCTCGAGGCCAGCATCGACACCTTCGCCCGCCACCAGGAGCAGATGCGCCAGCAGCTCAGCAGCGCATTCGGCGGCGCGGGATTGCCCTTCAAGCAGATGGAAGAGATGACGCGGCAGAACATGGCGATGGTGGAGCGCGCCATGGCGATGTTCTCACCCTTTGCTGCCAAGGGACAGACACAGGCGCCGAAGGCGGACGAACCGGCCGGGGAGGCGGAGCCGCCCCGCTCGGACGACCTGCGGGAACTGCGCGCCCAGATCGCCGAGATGCAGGAGCAGCTGAAGTCGCTGGCGAAGAAGCCGGACTGACGGTGCTGGCCGCAGCCGTGGTCAGCGCGCCACGTTGCGCGGCGTGCTGATCAGCGTTTCCGGCGTGGCCGGGCGTCCGAGTTCGGGCTTGCCGTATAGGAAGCCCTGCAGATAGTCGACGCCCATGCCGGCCAGGACCTGCGCTTCTTCCGGCTCGCCCACCATCTCGCCCACGACCTTCACGTTGAAGTTCCGTGCAAGGTCCATCAGCGCGCGCACGAAGACGCGGTTGTCGGGCTGCTGGTGGATGCCGCGGATGAAGGTGCCGTCGATCTTCACGAGGTCGACCGGAACGGCCTTGAGGTTGCGGAACGAGGTGTAGCCCGCCCCGAAATCGTCGATCGCCACGCCACAGCCCAGTTCGCGCAGCGCTGCGACGAACCGCACGGAATCCTCGATGTCGTGGATCGCGATCGTCTCGGTGATCTCCACCGTCAGCCGGGGCGCGACCTCGCGGTGCGCACGCACGAGGTCGATGAAGCGGCGCAGCCAGTTCACGTCCATAGCGGTCATGCCGGATACGTTGATCGTCGTGGTCAGCGTCGGCAGTTCATGCAAGGTCTCGATGGCCAGTTCCGCCACCCGG
This is a stretch of genomic DNA from Futiania mangrovi. It encodes these proteins:
- the phaR gene encoding polyhydroxyalkanoate synthesis repressor PhaR → MSAQKTKDGEPVIIKKYANRRLYNTATSSYVTLDHLCQMVKDGVDFVVYDAKTSEDITRSVLTQIIFEEEAKGENLLPIRFLRQLIQFYGDNLQAVVPGYLEASIDTFARHQEQMRQQLSSAFGGAGLPFKQMEEMTRQNMAMVERAMAMFSPFAAKGQTQAPKADEPAGEAEPPRSDDLRELRAQIAEMQEQLKSLAKKPD